The Candidatus Phaeomarinobacter ectocarpi genome includes a region encoding these proteins:
- a CDS encoding oligosaccharide flippase family protein, protein MAISLILVRLLTPQIYGQFGLIQAIVVFTYVFSIQSFLEHALRQKTDNTLQYARHWSFGLILHGCLFVIVNGVAAGFLWIENLAPLAPYLAIGSIGILLNLPRILWSTVLQIELDWRRLRLLKSISVLLSGGVAIGLALSGFGVLALMAHMILVPVPFAADLFISRRGLIAWDFDFKAYASAMRFGITRSASEVLTRGRLLLESVFLSQGQGYAAYGIYGRAIGLGQLSTATFAGPAVTVLYPILSKLERGTQQAREASGLLLRASAWIALPPATLLILEPEAAVLIVFGSGWVEVAAFLPVAALICVGRVGLQALTVIVLTGIGPRIVLYAQLSLLAGYVAGLAPLLLSGEVLAYAKTIAVVYGGVCTGLIALLVGRGVLALSAVLRTLAACAASGSLAAVTWWQLVPAISGLDTVWQFVGAAGLCASTYLAVIRVIDAGALRDILYYVPQGRRLGMLLFLPPAKP, encoded by the coding sequence GTGGCCATCAGCCTTATTTTGGTACGGCTACTTACGCCTCAGATCTACGGCCAGTTCGGTCTCATCCAGGCCATCGTTGTCTTCACTTATGTATTTTCCATCCAGAGCTTTCTTGAGCATGCGCTACGGCAGAAGACCGATAACACCCTACAGTATGCAAGGCACTGGTCGTTCGGGTTGATCCTCCATGGATGTCTCTTTGTCATCGTAAATGGCGTGGCTGCCGGTTTTCTTTGGATTGAGAATTTGGCGCCCTTGGCACCATATCTGGCAATAGGATCCATTGGTATTCTACTCAATCTGCCCCGCATCCTATGGAGCACTGTTCTCCAGATAGAACTGGACTGGCGGCGTCTGCGGCTTCTCAAGAGTATCAGCGTGCTTTTGTCGGGCGGGGTTGCGATCGGTCTCGCGCTGTCGGGCTTCGGTGTTCTTGCCCTTATGGCACACATGATCTTAGTACCGGTGCCGTTCGCCGCAGACCTCTTCATTTCGCGGCGTGGCCTTATTGCTTGGGACTTCGATTTCAAGGCCTATGCTTCCGCCATGCGATTTGGTATTACCCGCAGCGCGTCCGAGGTCCTGACGCGCGGGCGGCTGCTGCTGGAAAGCGTCTTTCTCTCGCAAGGTCAAGGCTATGCCGCTTATGGCATCTATGGGCGTGCCATCGGTCTTGGGCAATTGTCCACCGCAACCTTTGCTGGGCCTGCGGTGACTGTGCTTTATCCGATACTCTCGAAACTGGAGCGTGGCACACAGCAGGCGCGTGAAGCGTCTGGCCTGTTGTTAAGGGCCTCTGCTTGGATTGCATTGCCGCCCGCGACACTGCTGATCCTTGAGCCCGAAGCAGCCGTCCTGATTGTTTTCGGGTCGGGGTGGGTTGAAGTCGCCGCTTTTCTTCCGGTTGCGGCTCTCATCTGCGTTGGCCGTGTTGGTCTGCAGGCATTGACCGTGATTGTTCTCACGGGCATCGGTCCGCGCATCGTCCTCTATGCACAACTCAGTCTTCTAGCGGGATATGTGGCCGGGCTAGCACCACTTCTTCTGTCGGGCGAAGTTCTGGCATATGCAAAGACGATTGCTGTGGTTTATGGGGGCGTCTGCACCGGTCTTATAGCGCTGCTGGTTGGGCGCGGTGTGCTGGCTCTTAGTGCGGTTCTGCGCACGCTGGCAGCCTGTGCTGCCAGTGGTTCCCTCGCGGCTGTTACCTGGTGGCAACTGGTGCCGGCGATATCTGGCCTGGACACGGTCTGGCAGTTTGTCGGTGCGGCTGGGCTCTGTGCATCTACCTATCTGGCTGTGATCCGGGTTATAGATGCGGGCGCTCTGCGGGACATTCTATATTATGTGCCGCAGGGCAGGCGTCTCGGGATGTTGTTGTTCTTGCCGCCTGCCAAACCCTGA
- a CDS encoding glycosyltransferase family 4 protein → MRDPGYDKPQNDGPPAPAPNNTPDQERTLEGEHILALLASSHLFGSERANIEAMRALREQGAQVTFLTHGTFGADHIEPYLEASGFNWHRAAFGYLWTRHMLGKHFKYFIRNLYGVVATSLTLRRLIPALGITALHIPNLQNFSYVAPIARWLGMPIVMRAGDELPAHTPIHRWLVRRAVWSATLFVAVSNYIRDTLIENGVPPENVQVIYNHPPQRNLPAGSHTCDEAAQVEDSTWMLSFIGQLSPAKGAIEAIEAVSLLKEAGYRVTLKIAGSAEWGSTYGQNLSQIVQDLDLAREVEFLGFIENVPGLLAASHLHLCPSTWNDPHPNVIPEAKKSGTPSIVFPRGGMPELIHHRVDGSVCGNATSYALFTEISWWLGQPEVLKAACIAARRDYEARFNYERFMTQWHGIYAHIRNTHT, encoded by the coding sequence ATGCGCGACCCGGGTTACGACAAGCCCCAGAATGATGGCCCGCCGGCACCGGCCCCGAACAACACTCCGGATCAGGAGCGTACGCTTGAAGGTGAGCATATTCTGGCACTGCTCGCGAGCTCCCATCTGTTCGGCTCTGAACGTGCGAACATCGAAGCCATGCGCGCGCTTCGCGAGCAAGGTGCTCAGGTTACCTTCCTAACCCATGGCACCTTCGGCGCAGATCACATCGAGCCCTATCTGGAAGCATCCGGCTTCAACTGGCATCGCGCTGCATTTGGCTATTTGTGGACCCGGCATATGCTAGGCAAACACTTCAAGTACTTCATACGCAACCTCTACGGTGTAGTCGCTACCTCCCTCACGCTGCGCCGCCTGATACCCGCTCTCGGCATCACCGCGCTGCACATCCCAAATCTGCAAAACTTTTCTTATGTCGCACCGATAGCGCGCTGGCTCGGCATGCCCATCGTGATGCGCGCAGGCGACGAACTGCCCGCCCATACACCCATCCACCGTTGGTTGGTGCGCCGTGCCGTCTGGTCAGCAACACTCTTCGTCGCTGTCTCCAACTACATTCGCGACACGCTCATTGAAAACGGCGTGCCACCGGAAAACGTCCAAGTGATCTATAACCACCCACCCCAGCGCAACCTACCTGCCGGGTCCCACACCTGCGATGAAGCGGCGCAAGTCGAGGATAGCACCTGGATGCTTTCCTTCATCGGACAGCTTTCACCCGCCAAAGGTGCAATTGAAGCAATCGAGGCTGTCTCGCTACTCAAGGAAGCTGGCTACCGGGTGACGCTCAAGATTGCCGGGTCGGCGGAATGGGGCAGCACTTACGGCCAAAACCTCTCTCAAATCGTGCAAGACCTGGACCTCGCCCGTGAGGTTGAGTTTCTGGGTTTCATTGAGAACGTTCCCGGCCTTCTCGCAGCCTCACACCTGCACCTGTGCCCCTCAACCTGGAATGACCCCCACCCCAACGTGATACCAGAGGCCAAAAAGTCCGGCACACCATCGATCGTATTTCCCCGCGGTGGTATGCCGGAATTGATCCATCATAGGGTCGACGGCAGCGTATGCGGCAACGCCACGTCATACGCCTTGTTCACCGAGATTTCATGGTGGCTCGGACAACCCGAAGTACTCAAGGCCGCATGCATCGCAGCACGGCGCGATTACGAGGCCCGCTTCAATTATGAGCGGTTCATGACGCAGTGGCACGGCATCTACGCACATATCCGCAACACACACACCTAG
- the galE gene encoding UDP-glucose 4-epimerase GalE — protein sequence MLMRSILVTGGAGYIGSHVCKALAQAGFQPVTYDSLIYGHEWAVNWGPLEVGELSDGDRLDQVMRKYGPEGIIHLAAFAYVGESVSNPLKYYKNNVGGTISLVESAHRNGVKKFVFSSTCATYGVPKNVPIVESEPPHPVNPYGASKLMVERVLADCAVAYGLEWCALRYFNAAGADPACRIGESHDPETHLIPLIIDVAKGVRPHITIFGNDYDTPDGTCIRDYIHVDDLADAHVRALERLGSSLPTIINLGTGRGYSVLEVIDSVQAVTNNPILVEVGARRAGDPARLVSDPSLALDALGWKAQYVEIGPIVDTAWRWHCRESPA from the coding sequence TTGTTGATGAGATCAATCCTCGTTACCGGTGGTGCGGGCTATATTGGTTCGCATGTCTGCAAAGCTTTAGCCCAAGCGGGCTTCCAGCCTGTTACCTACGACAGTTTGATCTATGGACATGAATGGGCCGTGAACTGGGGTCCGCTTGAAGTAGGTGAGCTGTCCGACGGCGACCGTCTGGATCAGGTTATGCGCAAGTATGGTCCGGAAGGGATCATTCATCTGGCCGCTTTTGCATATGTTGGTGAATCTGTCTCCAATCCTCTGAAGTACTACAAAAACAATGTTGGTGGGACAATATCTCTGGTTGAATCTGCGCACCGCAATGGCGTCAAGAAGTTCGTTTTTTCGAGCACGTGCGCAACCTACGGTGTGCCCAAAAATGTACCGATTGTTGAATCCGAGCCTCCCCATCCGGTTAACCCTTATGGCGCCTCAAAGTTGATGGTCGAGCGAGTTCTCGCTGATTGCGCCGTGGCGTATGGGCTTGAGTGGTGCGCCCTGAGATACTTTAACGCCGCAGGGGCTGATCCCGCCTGCCGGATCGGTGAAAGCCATGATCCCGAGACTCATCTTATCCCGCTGATTATTGACGTGGCCAAGGGGGTGCGGCCTCACATTACGATCTTCGGTAACGACTACGATACGCCGGACGGGACATGTATCCGCGACTATATCCACGTGGATGATCTGGCGGACGCGCATGTCCGCGCCCTGGAGCGGCTGGGCAGTAGTCTCCCCACCATAATTAATCTTGGTACCGGCAGAGGGTATTCGGTGCTTGAAGTGATTGATTCTGTACAAGCGGTGACCAACAATCCCATTCTTGTGGAGGTCGGCGCCCGGCGGGCGGGTGACCCAGCGCGGCTTGTATCAGATCCGTCGCTGGCTCTCGACGCGTTGGGATGGAAGGCGCAGTACGTAGAGATTGGCCCGATTGTTGATACCGCGTGGCGTTGGCATTGCCGGGAGAGTCCGGCCTGA
- a CDS encoding polysaccharide biosynthesis/export family protein translates to MRVFSTAWLAAILALFSYGTAMAQSEPFVSLDRYELGPGDRVRIIVFGEADLSGEFELDSTGVVALPLIGEINANGIHARALETRIEGALRDGYLLNPQVSAEIIEYRPFYILGEVEQPGEYPYVTGMTIVKAIALAGGYTPRANRRRVFVQLKGEGQEIEKPADESVRVSPGDVLRIPESFF, encoded by the coding sequence ATGAGAGTCTTTTCGACTGCGTGGCTAGCGGCCATATTGGCACTGTTCAGCTACGGCACGGCCATGGCTCAGTCAGAGCCATTCGTATCCCTCGACCGATATGAGCTAGGCCCAGGCGACCGCGTGCGCATCATTGTCTTCGGCGAAGCGGATCTCTCAGGCGAATTCGAGCTCGACAGCACCGGTGTAGTCGCCCTTCCTCTCATCGGCGAAATCAACGCGAATGGTATCCACGCACGGGCCCTCGAAACCCGCATCGAAGGTGCCTTGCGCGACGGATACCTCCTCAATCCGCAGGTCAGCGCCGAAATCATAGAATACCGCCCGTTTTACATTTTAGGTGAGGTTGAGCAGCCCGGAGAATACCCCTATGTGACTGGCATGACGATCGTGAAAGCGATCGCACTGGCTGGCGGCTACACCCCGCGCGCAAATCGGCGGCGGGTCTTTGTCCAGCTCAAAGGTGAAGGTCAGGAAATCGAAAAGCCCGCCGATGAAAGTGTTCGGGTGTCACCGGGTGACGTGCTACGCATACCGGAAAGCTTCTTCTAG
- a CDS encoding O-antigen ligase family protein has translation MVAVLGLLVMLTPLPLGSHRDWGWAAIALAASLLALLMGVLAFAPVAQERQLAHRSAGLRLGVLCLLSLPVWAMVQTSNLVPASWFHPAWFISFGGANGIPPDAAISVAPDMSANSAVRLLSYLTIGVGAWAAAVYRASFGLHLLRVVAVAGVFYGAYGLLELAARQHFAVHPAVMPYPTDLSSANGPFVNRNHFATFVGMGLVCLVALWRHHMVARGLRMPTTIRRALRDSIERFLGQESVYLIGCAVMFCALLLSGSRAGVATTLIGVALLLVLMRAFGRSSSKPVIIPWVTGMSVASGLLMLAGYPLLTRLLATPAVLGFRKSLMDIGLQAIEDRPFLGHGVGAFEQTYFLYASTEYALFQVDYMHNEFLELAAGAGLPVALVTILGFVLLGRKLLAGTARKAGTVLPACGLAVMAQVGLHSVFDFSVSVPAVALTFSVVLGVALAGATTKIRT, from the coding sequence ATGGTTGCGGTTCTCGGGTTGCTCGTGATGTTAACGCCGCTGCCGCTTGGGTCACACCGTGACTGGGGGTGGGCAGCCATTGCACTGGCAGCTTCGCTGTTGGCACTCCTCATGGGCGTTCTCGCGTTTGCGCCCGTCGCTCAAGAACGTCAGCTTGCGCACAGAAGCGCCGGTTTGCGGTTGGGTGTACTCTGCCTTCTTTCCCTGCCGGTTTGGGCGATGGTGCAGACTTCAAACCTCGTTCCTGCATCCTGGTTTCATCCTGCATGGTTTATTTCCTTTGGAGGCGCCAATGGTATCCCACCCGACGCAGCGATTTCGGTTGCGCCGGATATGTCCGCCAATAGTGCAGTCCGGCTCCTTTCCTATCTAACAATTGGCGTTGGGGCCTGGGCGGCCGCGGTTTACAGGGCCTCGTTCGGGCTGCATCTACTGCGTGTCGTAGCCGTAGCGGGCGTGTTCTATGGTGCATACGGCCTGCTAGAACTTGCTGCTCGCCAGCACTTTGCTGTCCATCCTGCAGTGATGCCCTATCCAACGGACCTGTCTAGTGCAAACGGGCCTTTTGTAAACCGCAATCACTTTGCCACCTTTGTGGGAATGGGGCTGGTGTGTCTGGTCGCCCTGTGGCGGCACCATATGGTTGCTAGGGGGCTCCGGATGCCGACCACGATACGCCGGGCGTTGCGCGACAGTATCGAGCGTTTTCTCGGGCAGGAATCAGTTTACCTGATCGGCTGTGCGGTCATGTTCTGTGCCCTGTTGTTGAGTGGGTCGCGTGCTGGGGTTGCTACAACGCTGATCGGTGTTGCCCTACTTCTTGTCCTGATGCGAGCCTTTGGGCGATCATCCAGCAAACCTGTTATCATACCTTGGGTCACAGGAATGTCTGTTGCCAGCGGGTTGCTCATGTTGGCAGGCTATCCGCTGCTTACCCGCCTGCTGGCAACGCCTGCGGTGCTTGGCTTCAGAAAAAGCCTTATGGATATCGGATTGCAGGCTATTGAAGACCGGCCGTTCCTTGGTCATGGTGTTGGCGCGTTTGAACAGACATATTTCCTTTATGCGTCAACGGAATATGCCCTGTTTCAAGTTGATTACATGCACAATGAATTTCTGGAGCTTGCTGCTGGCGCGGGGCTGCCGGTTGCGCTGGTAACAATTCTTGGATTTGTGCTGCTCGGTCGTAAACTGCTGGCGGGGACGGCCCGAAAGGCGGGAACTGTTTTACCCGCCTGTGGTCTCGCAGTGATGGCCCAGGTGGGCCTTCACTCTGTTTTCGATTTTAGTGTATCGGTTCCTGCCGTCGCGTTGACCTTTTCGGTTGTGCTTGGGGTGGCGCTGGCCGGTGCTACTACTAAGATACGCACTTAG
- a CDS encoding GumC family protein gives MNEETTVRNLSSLAGDAADNPFDFKAIRELAISRRWIILGTFVVCLAVTITWVAQLVPVYQADARVLIDSREQQVVDIQQVLPGLEANQTTMQTQIQIIRSRSLLLRVIEDIGLMSNPDFNLTLAETVAADEPDTAPAEPVLNSAAALRDETDLLSPERIGVVNKLRSALSVRTVGGSTVISISAESTKPALAAQIANSVANLYVLEQLNAKFDATRKATEWLTVRINDLADQLAVAEGAVEAFRMENNLFEANGVSLTAQRLSTLSAQLTTEKAQLAAAEAQLRQINRASGGRIQLDSLSEVLASGIISQLRGQEAQLRRQAAEYSNRYGPKHPKITDLRAEQQDLAAKIAQEVNRVKQRLQNDAEIMRARVGVIQTSLEDVQGATSEQDRARIQLRDLEREVESTRALHDSMLTRLKEMQQTEGVQTPDARVISPAAAPTVPVRPNRRQIFTVSIPASMALAFIIAFMVEKLDKGFRTASQLETALDIPVVAVVPEGGASSGTAAAKMPITEPLSAYTEAIRSIQTALMVSDVDKTVKTIVVTSATSAEGKSVLSLSLARLYAGMGKKTLLLEADLRRPSIAKLLDQNRWEVGLMDYLSGATPLEEAMHKDPESPLYILPVLKPPANPPMIVQSDAMRRLVEEMARVFDIVIIDSAPLLPVNDTRHLLSYVDMSLLAVRWDETSREAVEKSMLQLRENSAPLLGAVLTRADVRRHSLYEYGYGEYSKYGHYYTS, from the coding sequence ATGAACGAAGAAACAACTGTACGAAACCTTTCATCGTTGGCTGGAGACGCCGCAGATAATCCATTTGATTTCAAGGCCATACGTGAACTGGCGATAAGCCGCCGCTGGATCATTCTGGGTACGTTTGTCGTTTGTCTGGCCGTCACCATCACGTGGGTGGCGCAGCTTGTGCCGGTCTATCAGGCTGATGCCCGAGTGCTAATCGATTCGCGTGAACAGCAGGTGGTGGATATTCAGCAGGTGTTGCCTGGGCTGGAAGCAAACCAGACTACCATGCAGACTCAAATTCAAATCATTCGGTCTCGCAGCCTGCTGTTGCGGGTGATCGAAGACATCGGCTTGATGTCCAATCCGGATTTCAACTTGACCTTGGCGGAGACAGTTGCGGCTGACGAGCCGGACACCGCTCCAGCCGAGCCAGTACTCAATTCCGCTGCAGCCCTACGGGACGAAACAGATCTCCTTAGCCCTGAGCGGATTGGGGTGGTCAACAAGCTTCGCTCTGCGCTGAGCGTTCGGACAGTCGGCGGCTCCACGGTTATCAGCATCAGCGCTGAATCCACTAAACCGGCCTTGGCAGCACAGATTGCCAACTCCGTTGCCAATCTTTACGTGCTCGAACAACTCAACGCCAAGTTTGATGCAACGCGCAAGGCGACCGAGTGGCTCACGGTGCGGATCAATGATCTAGCAGACCAGCTTGCTGTCGCAGAAGGTGCCGTTGAAGCGTTCCGGATGGAGAACAATCTGTTTGAGGCAAATGGGGTTTCATTGACTGCCCAGCGGCTTTCAACTCTGAGCGCTCAGCTGACGACAGAAAAAGCCCAGTTGGCTGCCGCCGAGGCACAGCTGAGGCAGATCAACCGAGCATCGGGCGGCCGTATACAACTAGATAGTCTTTCAGAGGTTTTGGCGTCGGGAATCATTTCCCAGCTGCGCGGCCAGGAGGCACAACTGCGCCGCCAAGCGGCGGAGTATTCAAACAGATACGGGCCCAAGCACCCGAAGATTACTGACCTTCGTGCGGAACAGCAGGATCTGGCGGCGAAAATCGCGCAGGAAGTAAACAGGGTGAAGCAGCGGCTGCAGAATGATGCGGAAATTATGCGCGCCCGGGTGGGCGTCATTCAGACCAGCCTAGAAGATGTGCAGGGGGCAACGTCGGAGCAGGACCGCGCGCGCATTCAGTTGCGCGATCTGGAGCGCGAAGTAGAATCCACCCGAGCCCTGCATGACAGTATGCTCACACGCCTCAAAGAGATGCAGCAGACCGAGGGTGTCCAGACACCGGATGCAAGGGTGATATCTCCGGCAGCGGCGCCGACTGTGCCGGTGCGGCCCAACCGCCGCCAGATTTTTACTGTTTCAATCCCCGCAAGCATGGCATTGGCATTCATTATTGCCTTCATGGTCGAAAAGTTGGACAAGGGCTTCCGCACTGCCAGTCAGCTTGAAACCGCGCTCGATATACCTGTAGTGGCGGTGGTGCCCGAGGGCGGGGCCTCGTCCGGGACTGCTGCCGCGAAAATGCCGATCACGGAACCACTCTCTGCCTATACAGAAGCGATCCGCAGCATCCAGACCGCCTTGATGGTCTCAGATGTCGACAAGACCGTGAAGACGATTGTGGTGACCTCTGCGACGTCAGCAGAAGGCAAGTCGGTATTATCATTGTCCCTAGCGCGCCTTTATGCGGGCATGGGCAAGAAGACCCTACTTCTGGAAGCTGATCTGCGCAGGCCGTCCATCGCAAAGCTGCTGGATCAAAATCGCTGGGAGGTTGGGCTTATGGACTACCTCTCCGGCGCGACGCCGCTTGAAGAGGCGATGCACAAAGACCCGGAATCGCCGCTGTACATTCTGCCAGTCCTCAAACCGCCGGCCAATCCTCCGATGATTGTTCAATCGGACGCAATGCGCCGCCTGGTTGAGGAAATGGCTCGTGTTTTCGATATCGTCATCATAGATTCAGCACCTCTCCTGCCCGTCAACGATACACGGCATCTCCTCAGTTACGTGGATATGTCGTTGCTGGCGGTACGTTGGGATGAGACCAGCCGGGAAGCAGTGGAGAAATCGATGCTACAATTGCGCGAAAACTCGGCTCCGCTGTTGGGTGCGGTTCTCACCCGGGCAGACGTGCGCCGCCATTCACTTTATGAATATGGCTATGGTGAGTACTCAAAATATGGTCACTACTATACGTCGTGA
- a CDS encoding outer membrane beta-barrel protein, whose translation MKNTQSSRCGMLVAVGVVTVGLAAPAFADSLIDPFGFDESYNPIGVRVGQFIIYPSVEAGVGFTDNTFQTSGNTTEDGFYLVSPSVYVASNFARHEVDLLLDLDAQKFFSEDSEDVVNFFAESNGKLDLSRGLSVDTTIAYAIDHESRGAPDVPVSVSEPPRFQEFDTSAIVSYQPNRFGVAAGGGYGFVDYDTETLNNGGIVDNNDRDRDSHFAMGEVSYEFLEEYTWFLRGTYTGTDFDRTLDRSGVNRDSEEVSVLAGIQFEVSRLIVGEIGVGYFERQYDDSTLPDIDGVDYNVELEWSATPLLTVTASGSRSVEETIIAGASGSLDHSGGLALDWRILRNLTVDADVNYTNSEFEGTGRSDDLITAGVGASYAFTNNVAAVLSYDHTDRDSSVNASDYDENTVTFGLRLSL comes from the coding sequence ATGAAGAATACTCAATCCAGCCGTTGCGGGATGTTGGTGGCAGTGGGCGTTGTAACGGTGGGGCTTGCCGCACCGGCATTCGCGGACAGTCTCATTGACCCGTTTGGCTTTGATGAGTCCTATAACCCCATTGGCGTGCGTGTCGGGCAATTTATCATCTATCCCTCTGTTGAGGCCGGCGTGGGGTTTACCGACAACACCTTCCAGACCAGCGGTAACACGACCGAAGATGGGTTCTACTTGGTGTCGCCCAGTGTTTATGTGGCGTCTAATTTCGCGCGCCATGAGGTGGATCTGCTGCTTGACCTTGATGCCCAAAAGTTCTTTTCGGAAGATAGTGAAGACGTCGTCAATTTCTTTGCGGAATCGAACGGCAAGCTAGACCTATCTCGAGGGCTGTCGGTCGACACCACGATTGCGTACGCAATTGACCATGAATCGCGCGGTGCCCCGGATGTGCCAGTGTCGGTTTCAGAACCTCCCCGTTTCCAGGAATTTGATACCTCTGCGATTGTTTCTTATCAGCCCAACAGGTTCGGTGTTGCTGCCGGTGGCGGCTACGGCTTTGTGGACTACGATACTGAGACGTTGAACAACGGCGGCATCGTGGACAACAATGACCGCGATCGGGACTCCCATTTCGCAATGGGCGAAGTTAGCTACGAATTTTTAGAGGAATATACTTGGTTTCTGCGTGGTACCTATACGGGAACCGACTTCGACCGGACATTGGATCGCAGTGGCGTCAATCGTGACTCCGAGGAAGTTAGTGTCCTTGCTGGTATCCAGTTTGAAGTTTCTCGACTAATCGTTGGTGAAATTGGTGTTGGTTATTTCGAGCGGCAATATGATGACTCGACTCTACCCGACATCGATGGAGTGGATTACAATGTCGAATTAGAATGGTCTGCAACACCGTTACTTACCGTAACGGCCAGCGGATCCCGCTCTGTCGAGGAAACCATCATTGCTGGTGCAAGTGGCAGTCTTGATCATTCCGGTGGTTTGGCACTTGACTGGCGCATTCTCCGGAATTTGACGGTCGACGCAGACGTGAACTACACCAATTCCGAGTTTGAAGGCACAGGACGCTCAGACGACCTGATTACAGCCGGTGTTGGGGCCTCATATGCATTCACCAACAATGTCGCGGCAGTGCTGAGCTACGATCACACCGACCGGGATTCGAGTGTGAACGCGTCGGACTATGATGAAAATACAGTCACATTTGGCTTGCGACTTTCACTCTGA
- a CDS encoding sugar transferase, which yields MAHTSERELSSKVRLIHDLFWVTCALPLALTLRHAEALDADFFTSSRFLPQLYVYMPVLWALALATFFFTGSHTKPWRAASHGQLFYILRLSAVVSLGFLGVAFLIQSPSVGRSVPFLYAMGLTLGMILGHRLLLGGSRPALANQNMREWVPVIIFGTDRFAEFMISMAQATPYNNLCPVAVVSESGRTQEKFLHGVPVVGDVGNLDKLMLELATQGIHPVATCRSPKVENWGALAGRRIDDFVARHRLKEIGRTDFLSTCIESSITSTGDVPMLAAQARTHSVSELVKRILDVAIAVIATILLLPVFAAVWLLVVVDMGRPAMFVQVRPGRYCAPFKLYKFRTLKSATGPVGAPLADDLRQTRIGRVLRRLRLDELPQLFNVIAGQMSLVGPRPWVLTDLDGHGTSGDFRFQMRPGVTGWAQVNGGRVLDVEAKLKLDRWYCEHANLWLDARILLKTMWIMFAGEHVDEKALRDAGIDPVALCDDKDGGHPAPIDRSPVRNI from the coding sequence ATGGCACATACCTCAGAACGCGAACTGTCGAGCAAGGTGCGTTTGATCCACGATCTTTTCTGGGTCACGTGCGCTCTCCCGCTTGCGCTGACCCTAAGGCACGCGGAAGCCTTGGACGCAGATTTCTTCACGTCTTCACGGTTTCTGCCTCAGCTGTACGTTTACATGCCTGTTCTTTGGGCGCTCGCACTTGCCACCTTCTTCTTCACCGGCAGCCATACGAAGCCCTGGCGCGCGGCATCGCACGGCCAGCTTTTCTACATACTGCGTCTGTCAGCCGTCGTCAGTCTGGGCTTTCTCGGCGTGGCTTTCCTCATTCAGTCGCCTTCAGTTGGCCGGTCAGTCCCATTTCTTTATGCCATGGGACTGACCCTGGGTATGATTTTGGGGCACCGGTTGCTGCTGGGCGGCTCGCGCCCTGCTCTCGCCAATCAGAACATGCGCGAATGGGTTCCCGTCATCATCTTTGGCACGGACCGCTTTGCTGAATTCATGATTTCGATGGCACAGGCCACCCCGTACAACAATCTGTGCCCTGTCGCAGTCGTGTCGGAAAGTGGTAGGACGCAGGAAAAATTCCTCCATGGGGTGCCTGTTGTCGGGGACGTGGGAAACCTCGACAAGCTAATGCTTGAACTGGCCACCCAGGGCATCCATCCCGTTGCTACATGTCGCTCGCCGAAAGTTGAAAACTGGGGCGCGCTGGCGGGCCGCCGTATCGACGACTTCGTTGCTCGCCACCGCCTCAAAGAAATCGGTCGCACCGATTTTCTCAGCACCTGCATCGAATCGTCCATAACATCAACTGGCGACGTACCCATGTTGGCGGCGCAGGCACGCACCCATTCGGTCAGCGAGCTTGTGAAGAGGATACTCGATGTCGCAATTGCGGTGATTGCGACAATTTTATTGCTACCAGTGTTTGCCGCGGTATGGCTCCTAGTAGTGGTGGATATGGGCCGGCCGGCAATGTTCGTGCAGGTGCGACCGGGCCGCTACTGCGCGCCTTTCAAGCTCTACAAGTTCCGCACGCTCAAATCAGCTACCGGGCCCGTCGGCGCGCCCCTCGCCGATGACCTAAGGCAAACCAGAATCGGCCGCGTTCTAAGGCGGTTGAGACTTGATGAACTGCCGCAACTCTTCAACGTCATTGCTGGGCAGATGTCGTTGGTCGGTCCGCGGCCCTGGGTTTTGACCGACCTTGATGGGCACGGCACTAGTGGTGATTTCCGTTTCCAAATGCGCCCTGGCGTCACCGGCTGGGCGCAGGTAAATGGTGGCCGCGTGCTGGATGTCGAAGCGAAGCTCAAATTGGACAGGTGGTACTGCGAGCACGCAAACCTTTGGCTAGACGCGAGAATTCTGCTGAAAACCATGTGGATCATGTTCGCCGGCGAGCATGTGGACGAAAAAGCCTTGCGCGATGCTGGCATTGATCCGGTGGCGCTATGTGATGACAAGGATGGTGGACATCCCGCGCCCATCGACCGTAGCCCTGTGCGCAACATCTAG